A section of the Marinoscillum sp. 108 genome encodes:
- a CDS encoding D-alanine--D-alanine ligase has product MRIGIIFGGQSREREISFAGGRTVYDNLNKTLFTPVPIFIDSLGNFILLDWQYLYKGTIRDFYPSAEHLPHSPHFFQVYSESLQNEPDRLEKSMAAVGQKITPDQLSKHIDFAFLALHGPYGEDGNIQGILEWYGIPYSGAGILPSSIGIDKEVQKRVLKTAGFETPKSTSIERSQWLNSQSAVIQNLEREFSYPMVIKAPHQGSSIGVSIAQDKNSLLAGLNRSFFIESIDIASWKAKSDEQKRNFLVTFTDIREGLGFPVLVDGKMVYHPENLWELLDQSKESTLKLESPNGEALVLVESFIEGREFSCIVIEDETGAPMALPPTEIKKRTDLFDYRSKYLPGISRKITPIDLPDQDIERIMRKSEALFTALHSQVYARIDGFFTAEGDIFLNDPNTTSGMLPSSFFFHQAAEIGFNPSQFLTYIISRSISARLNAGKKIYHLLTLAQTLRTSLQQAAAHQGEKIKVAVIMGGFSSERHISVESGRNIYEKLASSGKYLPIPIFLTGDETKHLLYQLPINIMLKDNADDIREKITHHSEVTHPVIAEIRRKAHHLMEQFAYEEALQLESLTYDELATRVDFAFIALHGRPGEDGAVQEQLELRDVPYNGSGVESSKISINKYDTNELLRANGILVADHMLVYQEEYQQNPEKIIESITSRFSLPLIAKPADDGCSSAVKKIKTREELIAFAEMMFRTQEAFLPEPMRTLNLKANEEFPQKNFFLVESLISAEGADKFLEITGGMLTHLQPDGSLSYEVFEPSEALASGEVLSLEEKFLAGEGQNITPARFADTAEGYAAIAKSVKETLEKTARTIQVEGYCRIDAFVRISGQQADTIIIEINSLPGMTPATAIFHQAALNNMKPYEFIDQIIQYGFARHQVEK; this is encoded by the coding sequence ATGAGGATAGGAATTATTTTTGGAGGTCAGTCTCGCGAAAGAGAGATTTCATTTGCCGGCGGACGTACCGTCTACGATAATCTAAACAAAACACTTTTTACTCCAGTACCCATATTCATTGATAGTCTGGGCAACTTCATACTCCTTGACTGGCAGTACCTTTACAAAGGCACCATCAGGGATTTCTATCCATCTGCCGAGCATCTACCTCACAGCCCACACTTCTTTCAGGTATACTCCGAGTCGCTGCAGAATGAGCCAGACCGACTGGAGAAGAGCATGGCGGCTGTTGGACAGAAAATTACCCCTGACCAGCTTTCAAAGCACATAGATTTCGCTTTTCTGGCCCTGCATGGGCCCTATGGTGAAGATGGAAACATCCAAGGCATTCTGGAGTGGTACGGCATTCCCTATTCGGGAGCAGGCATATTACCCAGCAGCATCGGCATTGACAAAGAAGTACAAAAACGTGTCCTGAAAACTGCCGGTTTTGAAACGCCAAAAAGTACTTCCATCGAACGTTCCCAGTGGCTAAACAGCCAAAGTGCAGTTATCCAAAACCTGGAGCGAGAGTTTAGCTACCCGATGGTGATCAAAGCGCCCCATCAGGGCTCCTCCATAGGTGTAAGCATCGCGCAAGACAAGAATTCTTTGCTCGCCGGGCTTAATCGGTCGTTTTTCATTGAAAGCATCGACATAGCCAGCTGGAAAGCTAAGTCAGATGAGCAAAAACGCAACTTTCTCGTCACGTTTACGGACATCAGAGAAGGTCTCGGATTCCCGGTTCTGGTTGATGGAAAGATGGTCTATCATCCTGAAAACCTCTGGGAGTTACTGGATCAAAGTAAGGAAAGCACCCTCAAACTTGAGTCTCCCAATGGAGAAGCACTCGTACTGGTAGAATCATTCATTGAAGGCCGGGAGTTTTCGTGTATTGTCATTGAAGATGAGACTGGCGCTCCCATGGCCCTGCCACCTACGGAAATCAAAAAACGAACAGACCTTTTCGATTACCGATCCAAATACCTGCCCGGAATTAGCCGCAAGATTACGCCAATCGATCTGCCCGATCAGGACATTGAGAGGATCATGAGGAAATCTGAGGCCCTTTTCACCGCCCTGCACAGCCAGGTATATGCCCGAATTGATGGCTTTTTCACGGCTGAGGGTGACATCTTTCTGAACGATCCTAACACTACTTCGGGTATGCTGCCGTCTTCCTTCTTTTTCCATCAGGCAGCGGAAATCGGCTTCAATCCATCACAGTTTCTGACCTATATCATTTCCAGAAGTATATCAGCTAGACTGAATGCCGGGAAAAAGATCTATCACCTACTGACACTGGCACAAACCCTGCGCACCAGCCTGCAACAGGCCGCTGCCCATCAGGGTGAGAAAATCAAAGTAGCGGTGATCATGGGTGGGTTCTCCTCTGAAAGACACATCAGTGTAGAGAGTGGACGAAACATCTATGAAAAATTGGCCTCATCAGGCAAATACCTGCCCATCCCAATTTTCCTGACTGGTGATGAAACCAAACACTTGCTCTATCAGCTCCCCATCAACATCATGCTGAAGGACAATGCCGATGATATCCGTGAAAAAATCACACATCACAGTGAGGTCACACACCCGGTCATTGCTGAGATCAGAAGAAAAGCACATCATCTCATGGAGCAGTTTGCCTATGAGGAAGCCCTGCAGTTGGAATCTCTCACTTATGACGAACTGGCAACGCGTGTAGATTTTGCTTTTATCGCTTTGCATGGCAGACCCGGAGAAGATGGTGCGGTGCAGGAGCAACTGGAACTGAGAGACGTCCCCTACAATGGATCCGGAGTGGAAAGCTCCAAGATCTCCATCAACAAATACGACACGAATGAGCTCCTCCGGGCCAATGGGATCCTGGTGGCCGATCACATGCTGGTCTATCAGGAAGAATATCAACAAAACCCTGAGAAAATCATCGAATCCATCACCTCCCGATTTAGTCTGCCGCTCATTGCCAAACCAGCAGATGATGGTTGCTCCTCTGCCGTAAAGAAGATCAAAACCCGTGAAGAGTTGATCGCTTTCGCTGAAATGATGTTTAGAACGCAGGAGGCTTTCCTGCCTGAACCAATGAGAACCCTGAACCTCAAGGCCAATGAAGAGTTTCCTCAGAAAAACTTCTTTTTGGTAGAGTCACTCATCAGTGCGGAAGGCGCGGATAAATTTCTGGAGATTACAGGTGGCATGCTCACTCATCTTCAGCCAGATGGTAGTCTGAGTTACGAAGTTTTTGAGCCTTCTGAAGCCCTGGCATCCGGCGAAGTGCTTTCCCTCGAGGAAAAATTTCTGGCTGGTGAAGGTCAAAACATCACCCCTGCCCGATTTGCAGACACAGCGGAAGGTTATGCGGCCATTGCCAAGTCGGTAAAAGAGACCCTGGAGAAAACGGCAAGGACCATTCAGGTAGAGGGCTACTGCCGGATCGACGCCTTTGTGCGAATCTCTGGACAGCAAGCAGACACCATCATCATTGAGATCAATTCGCTGCCCGGCATGACACCCGCCACCGCTATTTTTCATCAGGCAGCACTCAATAATATGAAACCATATGAGTTTATAGACCAAATCATTCAATATGGGTTTGCCAGACATCAGGTGGAAAAATGA
- a CDS encoding PASTA domain-containing protein, whose product MSIFKVNSWKDLALHAFIIIGLGVVFIFIFFFIYLPMSTNHGETITVPDVRGITLDELDDFLGMRDLRYEVTADSGFSANLPPLAVLKQFPQPNAKVKENRKIYVTLNAERAPLVRMPKLVSGSVKNAQLVLKTYDLELGEITYVPDLALNYVLEQRTDGREVLEGERIPKGSIIDLVVGDGLGKQSLESPNLIGLDLESAQFAIVGSGLKIGETKYEKEGVAVIETEMEDGTFTYKEQKVSPGAVFKQRPSAGIRMRLGQMVDLWVYSPDSLNTNPTLLDQ is encoded by the coding sequence ATGTCCATTTTTAAAGTCAACTCCTGGAAAGACCTGGCGCTCCACGCTTTCATCATCATTGGTTTGGGGGTTGTTTTCATCTTCATTTTCTTTTTTATCTACCTTCCTATGAGCACCAATCACGGGGAGACCATCACTGTACCGGATGTACGCGGCATCACACTGGATGAGCTGGATGACTTCCTGGGAATGCGTGACCTTCGCTATGAAGTCACGGCAGATTCGGGATTTTCAGCCAATCTGCCCCCGCTGGCAGTATTGAAGCAATTTCCTCAGCCCAATGCCAAGGTGAAGGAAAACAGAAAAATCTATGTAACACTGAATGCCGAAAGGGCTCCACTGGTAAGAATGCCGAAACTTGTAAGCGGATCGGTAAAAAATGCTCAACTGGTACTCAAAACATACGACCTGGAACTGGGAGAAATTACCTATGTACCAGACCTGGCCCTTAATTATGTGCTGGAGCAAAGAACGGATGGGCGTGAGGTACTAGAGGGCGAGCGCATCCCAAAAGGCTCCATCATCGATCTTGTAGTGGGTGATGGGCTAGGAAAACAGTCGCTGGAATCGCCCAACCTGATCGGACTGGATCTGGAAAGTGCTCAGTTTGCCATAGTCGGTTCCGGATTAAAAATAGGCGAAACTAAGTACGAGAAGGAAGGTGTGGCCGTTATAGAGACCGAAATGGAAGACGGAACTTTCACCTACAAAGAACAAAAAGTATCTCCGGGAGCAGTATTCAAGCAAAGACCCAGCGCCGGGATACGCATGCGTCTGGGTCAGATGGTAGATCTTTGGGTCTACAGTCCGGACTCGCTCAATACCAATCCTACCCTACTGGATCAATAG
- a CDS encoding T9SS type A sorting domain-containing protein: MRIYLYSILFILASAGQAQFAIKGIQNSHHRPLRTTAPEYPRTLPFWDDFSTSDGTPDTLLWITGGDVFVNATLGQNPPTYRVATFDGLKGNGLAHDIANGFNGPADSLISQPIDLSQVSNFKKTTVYLSFYWQAKGNGELPDEKDSIRVQFTTVDSLWVTQWVQVGGPENVSDYFQQVIIPVSGNEFFHERFQFKFQAFSSLKGPFDTWHIDYVYLNQDRHENDLSHFDRSLSGSPSPLFSPYYEVPADHFFRDPAKYLSVQSVLATNLDAETAVGHPLDYYYQLENLTTGEVYDLSSMGNGGLGGLDPLEYRNILGPSDIDIEAYNTPLDSQVIMSTFYYETGDKNLFEVVNGVDTVFLPVNLKVNDTIRTRYTLHNHYAYDDGTAEFSAAINLLKGQVAVKFALEAADTLTHVDIYFPNIAPDPSGSSVDILVWDRLDDARILSRQPYTIQSPTGLNQFTRIKLSQPVLTRDTVYVGYQQFTDNYLGVGFDRNNAIASNNIYTNVTGVWEQNTRLSGVLMIRPVFEFDSTFILSTPGTPLPAITAYPNPCKGTLSINGNFDQLTVFNLSGQTVYSSDKRSSYDLSFLEDGIYLLKINSNNSITTQKLIIRK, encoded by the coding sequence GTGCGCATCTACCTATATAGCATCCTTTTCATACTGGCCAGTGCCGGTCAGGCTCAGTTTGCGATCAAGGGCATACAAAACTCCCATCATCGTCCACTCCGAACAACTGCCCCCGAATACCCGCGAACACTTCCGTTTTGGGATGATTTTTCCACCTCGGATGGCACACCAGATACGCTCCTGTGGATCACAGGTGGGGATGTTTTTGTGAATGCCACCCTGGGCCAAAATCCGCCCACTTATCGGGTGGCGACGTTTGATGGATTGAAAGGAAACGGCCTGGCGCACGACATAGCCAATGGCTTCAACGGGCCAGCAGACAGCCTTATTTCTCAGCCCATTGACCTCAGTCAAGTCAGTAATTTCAAAAAGACCACCGTCTATCTCAGCTTCTATTGGCAGGCCAAAGGCAATGGGGAGCTCCCTGACGAAAAGGACTCCATTCGTGTACAGTTTACCACTGTGGATTCTCTATGGGTGACCCAGTGGGTACAGGTTGGAGGTCCAGAGAACGTATCCGATTACTTTCAGCAGGTGATCATCCCGGTTTCAGGTAATGAGTTTTTTCATGAGCGATTTCAGTTCAAGTTTCAGGCATTCAGCAGCCTGAAAGGCCCTTTTGACACCTGGCACATTGATTATGTCTACCTCAATCAGGACAGACATGAAAACGATCTTTCACATTTCGACAGAAGTCTGTCGGGAAGTCCCTCGCCCCTGTTTTCGCCCTACTACGAAGTTCCCGCAGATCATTTCTTTAGAGACCCGGCCAAATACCTGAGTGTACAAAGTGTACTGGCTACCAACCTGGATGCAGAAACGGCCGTGGGCCATCCGCTGGATTACTATTATCAACTGGAAAACCTTACCACAGGTGAAGTTTATGACTTATCATCTATGGGAAACGGGGGCCTTGGTGGTCTCGATCCGCTGGAATACAGAAACATCCTGGGACCTTCTGATATCGACATTGAGGCTTACAATACCCCGCTGGACTCTCAGGTGATCATGTCCACGTTTTATTACGAAACCGGCGACAAGAACCTGTTTGAAGTAGTAAATGGAGTAGACACGGTGTTTCTGCCTGTCAATCTGAAAGTGAATGACACCATACGCACCCGCTATACGCTGCATAATCACTATGCCTATGATGATGGTACTGCAGAATTCTCCGCTGCCATCAACCTGCTAAAGGGGCAGGTAGCTGTTAAATTTGCTCTGGAAGCAGCTGACACGCTTACACATGTGGATATCTACTTTCCTAACATTGCACCTGACCCATCCGGAAGCTCCGTGGACATCCTGGTTTGGGATCGCCTGGACGATGCCAGGATACTTTCCAGACAACCCTATACAATCCAAAGTCCAACCGGACTCAACCAATTTACCCGAATCAAACTCAGCCAGCCGGTACTCACCAGAGATACTGTATATGTGGGCTATCAGCAGTTTACGGACAATTACCTGGGTGTGGGATTTGATAGGAATAATGCCATTGCCAGCAACAATATCTACACCAACGTAACGGGTGTTTGGGAGCAGAATACCCGACTTAGCGGAGTACTCATGATTCGGCCCGTATTTGAGTTTGATTCCACTTTTATCCTCAGTACCCCCGGTACTCCACTCCCTGCGATCACGGCCTATCCCAATCCCTGCAAGGGCACCCTAAGCATCAATGGGAACTTCGATCAACTAACTGTTTTTAATCTTTCAGGCCAGACGGTCTATTCATCTGATAAGCGGTCATCTTATGATCTTTCATTTTTGGAGGATGGGATATATTTGCTAAAAATAAACAGCAACAATTCCATTACTACCCAAAAACTGATCATCAGGAAATGA
- a CDS encoding rhodanese-like domain-containing protein, whose protein sequence is MNDITPEELKSRLEKGETLPLFDVREDWEYDESNIGAELLPLASIPLRLKELEPLKTKEVIVHCKSGSRSHQAKKYLSKQGFRQVRSLIGGIEAYLNNQK, encoded by the coding sequence ATGAATGACATTACCCCGGAAGAATTAAAATCGAGACTCGAAAAGGGTGAAACCCTACCCCTATTCGATGTGCGAGAGGATTGGGAATACGACGAATCCAATATTGGTGCCGAGCTTCTGCCTCTTGCGAGTATACCCCTCAGGCTCAAAGAGCTGGAACCGCTGAAGACGAAAGAAGTGATCGTGCACTGCAAAAGCGGATCCAGAAGTCATCAGGCAAAAAAATACCTCTCCAAACAGGGCTTCAGACAGGTGAGATCACTCATCGGAGGCATAGAAGCATACCTAAACAACCAAAAATGA
- a CDS encoding choice-of-anchor B family protein — MKNLLIVTLIAASSSAYAQFPCENGMSDGTYPCNQITLMGHLAPEEIDAVEHHGNYLNDIWGWTDAESGSEYALVGLVDGVAFVDVTVPTNPVYLGKLQESATSNGRVSRIGDVQHGKSSWRDIKTFKNHAFIVSDVNGAHGMQVLDLTKLRGLDGSTTVKFKADAQYEEFGSAHNIVINEETGFAYVVGVSDGGTKCSGGLHVIDINDPKNPAFVACFSTDGYTHDAQCVIYQGPDADYQGQEICFNSNEDTFTIVNVDDKDNMSMISRTGYDQVSYTHQGWLSEDHRFFLSNDELDENAFGFNPRTLIWNIEDLDAPVLIGEYYNNAAAIDHNLYTHNGLAFESNYFSGLRVLDLAQVADGKLRERAFFDTYPDADAIEFGGTWSNYPYFESGTIIVSDMNNGLFVLQLDLEEDIIATHPADMEGCENEELSFVVAATGTTNSYQWQRFDGKTYVNLTNNDQVSGAQTNELKIMAQNNYQGDILRCKITETNGTIHYTFPTSYEIKGEPLEVAFSFEETTPGSVQFTNESTGAQSYSWDFGDGSTSDEENPIHTFEYGVFNVTLTVTNECETAELTKETFVVTGLDDESKYFNVFPNPSSDLVNVFSQESGMLEIRDTSGKLTHEQTITRGAHAIGLNHLRKGIYFISIRTPETFVVKKLIIQ, encoded by the coding sequence ATGAAGAACTTATTGATCGTAACATTGATAGCGGCAAGCTCCTCGGCCTATGCACAGTTTCCTTGTGAAAACGGCATGTCAGACGGCACCTACCCCTGCAATCAAATCACACTGATGGGCCATCTGGCACCAGAGGAAATAGATGCTGTAGAGCATCATGGAAATTACCTCAATGACATTTGGGGGTGGACAGACGCTGAGTCCGGGAGTGAATATGCACTGGTTGGCCTGGTGGACGGAGTAGCTTTTGTGGATGTGACCGTGCCTACCAACCCTGTATACTTAGGCAAGTTACAGGAGAGTGCCACCTCCAATGGACGAGTGAGCAGAATTGGAGATGTGCAACATGGAAAATCGAGCTGGCGTGACATCAAAACTTTCAAAAATCACGCCTTCATAGTCAGCGACGTAAATGGAGCGCATGGCATGCAGGTATTGGACCTGACCAAACTCAGGGGACTGGATGGCAGCACCACCGTAAAATTCAAAGCTGATGCCCAGTATGAAGAATTCGGATCTGCGCATAACATTGTGATCAACGAGGAAACCGGTTTTGCCTATGTAGTCGGGGTATCTGATGGTGGCACAAAATGCAGCGGCGGCCTGCATGTCATTGACATCAACGACCCCAAGAATCCTGCATTTGTGGCTTGCTTTAGCACTGATGGATATACCCATGATGCCCAATGTGTCATTTACCAGGGACCAGACGCTGACTATCAGGGTCAGGAAATATGCTTCAACTCCAACGAAGACACTTTTACCATTGTGAATGTGGATGACAAGGACAACATGTCAATGATCAGCCGCACCGGATATGATCAGGTTTCTTATACTCACCAGGGATGGCTCTCAGAGGATCATCGCTTTTTCCTATCAAATGACGAGTTAGATGAAAATGCTTTTGGGTTCAACCCACGCACACTCATCTGGAATATAGAAGATCTGGATGCGCCGGTGCTTATTGGTGAATATTATAACAATGCGGCGGCCATAGACCACAACCTGTATACCCACAATGGACTGGCTTTTGAATCCAATTATTTCAGTGGCCTGAGGGTACTGGATTTAGCCCAGGTGGCTGATGGCAAACTCAGAGAACGAGCATTCTTTGACACGTACCCAGACGCTGATGCCATTGAATTTGGCGGTACCTGGAGCAATTACCCCTATTTCGAAAGTGGCACAATCATCGTATCCGACATGAACAACGGACTGTTTGTCTTACAGCTCGATTTGGAGGAGGACATCATAGCCACTCACCCTGCCGATATGGAAGGGTGTGAGAATGAAGAACTCTCATTTGTGGTGGCCGCAACAGGCACTACCAACTCCTATCAATGGCAGCGGTTTGACGGTAAGACATATGTCAACCTCACGAACAACGATCAAGTGAGTGGCGCTCAAACCAATGAGCTAAAAATCATGGCTCAAAATAACTACCAGGGAGATATTCTGAGATGTAAAATCACGGAGACCAATGGTACCATTCACTACACTTTTCCTACCTCTTATGAGATCAAGGGAGAACCTCTGGAGGTAGCGTTCAGCTTTGAGGAGACCACACCGGGTTCCGTGCAGTTCACCAATGAGAGTACTGGCGCCCAATCCTACTCCTGGGATTTTGGGGATGGTAGCACCTCCGATGAGGAGAACCCGATTCATACATTCGAATATGGAGTCTTTAATGTAACCCTCACTGTGACCAACGAGTGTGAAACAGCTGAGCTGACCAAGGAGACCTTTGTGGTAACAGGACTGGATGATGAATCAAAGTATTTCAATGTATTCCCAAACCCCTCCTCAGACCTGGTCAATGTTTTCAGTCAGGAGAGCGGAATGCTGGAGATCCGGGATACGTCTGGTAAACTCACACATGAGCAAACTATTACACGTGGCGCTCATGCTATTGGACTCAATCACTTGCGAAAAGGGATTTACTTTATTTCCATCCGTACACCAGAAACCTTTGTGGTGAAGAAGCTCATCATTCAGTAA
- a CDS encoding site-2 protease family protein — protein sequence MIKKHKQLLIHIGLFLLTIITTTLAGAEWMYSKYVLWVDEDLLMTWDEFMGGFQFSIPFLLILTFHEFGHYFTARHHNIRVTLPYYIPMWLGFILSPSFGTMGAFIRIKDHIYSLKHYFDVGISGPLAGFVIAIGVIWYGFANLPEPEYIYQVHPEYEQYGLDYADHVYDNDSTASFRFGSNAIFWLFEEYVADPARMPHDNEIIHYPLLLAGYLALFFTALNLLPIGQLDGGHILFGLIGARRHEKVSKVLFSIFLFYAGLGLISIQDMADVGLESSLHFLILIGAYLYFLFICSASMFKSRQDRWMFAAIMFSAQFIVHYLFQWEGYSGWLLFGLLLGRFMGVVHPPVLDNTPLSTERKLLGWVALIIFILCFSPQPFILDIPELITE from the coding sequence ATGATTAAAAAACACAAGCAGCTTCTCATTCATATTGGGCTTTTTTTACTGACGATCATCACCACCACACTGGCTGGCGCCGAGTGGATGTACTCCAAATATGTACTGTGGGTGGACGAGGATTTATTGATGACCTGGGACGAATTCATGGGTGGCTTTCAGTTTTCCATCCCGTTTCTGCTGATCCTCACGTTTCACGAGTTTGGCCACTACTTTACGGCACGCCATCACAATATTCGGGTTACGCTCCCATACTACATCCCCATGTGGCTGGGTTTTATTCTCTCCCCATCTTTTGGAACCATGGGCGCATTTATTCGAATCAAGGATCATATTTATAGCCTGAAACATTATTTTGATGTGGGGATTTCTGGTCCGCTGGCTGGTTTTGTGATTGCCATTGGGGTGATTTGGTATGGTTTTGCCAATCTGCCTGAGCCAGAGTACATCTATCAGGTGCATCCGGAGTATGAGCAGTATGGACTGGACTATGCCGATCATGTGTATGACAATGACAGCACAGCCTCATTTCGGTTTGGCTCCAATGCTATTTTTTGGCTCTTTGAGGAATATGTAGCGGACCCGGCCAGGATGCCTCATGACAATGAGATTATCCACTATCCCCTGTTACTGGCGGGCTACCTGGCACTGTTCTTTACGGCACTCAACTTGCTACCTATTGGTCAGCTGGATGGTGGACATATTCTGTTCGGCCTGATAGGGGCCAGGCGGCATGAAAAAGTGTCGAAGGTCTTGTTTTCCATCTTCTTGTTTTATGCAGGTCTTGGGCTGATTAGTATTCAGGATATGGCCGATGTAGGACTGGAGAGTTCCTTACACTTTCTGATCTTGATAGGGGCCTATTTATATTTTCTATTTATCTGCTCTGCCAGCATGTTTAAGAGCAGGCAGGATCGGTGGATGTTTGCGGCCATTATGTTTTCTGCGCAGTTTATTGTGCATTACCTCTTTCAGTGGGAAGGCTATAGTGGCTGGCTTTTGTTTGGCTTGCTCCTGGGCAGATTTATGGGGGTAGTACATCCTCCGGTGCTTGACAATACGCCCCTCTCTACAGAAAGGAAATTATTGGGCTGGGTAGCACTGATCATTTTCATATTATGCTTTAGCCCCCAGCCCTTTATATTGGATATACCAGAGTTGATTACTGAATGA